In Vitis vinifera cultivar Pinot Noir 40024 chromosome 11, ASM3070453v1, a genomic segment contains:
- the LOC100260449 gene encoding probable leucine-rich repeat receptor-like protein kinase At1g35710 has product MPFHTSSYSSFLVQLPMPFFFFFVIFVSSLYSSSHVYASFPISLAAAAGELKEAEALLTWKASLNNRSQSFLSSWFGDSPCNNWVGVVCHNSGGVTSLDLHSSGLRGTLHSLNFSSLPNLLTLNLYNNSLYGSIPSHISNLSKDTFVDLSFNHFTGHIPVEVGLLMRSLSVLALASNNLTGTIPTSIGNLGNLTKLYLYGNMLSGSIPQEVGLLRSLNMFDLSSNNLTSLIPTSIGNLTNLTLLHLFHNHLYGSIPYEVGLLRSLNDLDLADNNLDGSIPFSIGNLVNLTILYLHHNKLSGFIPQEVGLLRSLNGLDLSSNNLIGLIPTSIGNLTNLTLLHLFDNHLYGSIPYEVGFLRSLHELDFSGNDLNGSIPSSIGNLVNLTILHLFDNHLSGSIPQEIGFLTSLNEMQLSDNILIGSIPPSIGNLSQLTNLYLYDNKLSGFIPQEVGLLISLNDLELSNNHLFGSIPSSIVKLGNLMTLYLNDNNLSGPIPQGIGLLKSVNDLDFSDNNLIGSIPSSFGNLIYLTTLYLSDNCLSGSIPQEVGLLRSLNELDFSGNNLTGLIPTSIGNLTNLATLLLFDNHLSGPIPQEFGLLRSLSDLELSNNSLTGSIPPSIGNLRNLSYLYLADNKLSGPIPPEMNNVTHLKELQLSDNKFIGYLPQQICLGGMLENFSAVGNHFTGPIPSSLRNCTSLFRLRLDRNQLESNVSEDFGIYPNLNYIDLSYNKLYGELSKRWGRCHSLTSMKISHNNISGTIPAELGEATQLQLLDLSSNHLVGGIPKELANLTSLFNLSLRDNKLSGQVPSEIGKLSDLAFFDVALNNLSGSIPEQLGECSKLFYLNLSNNNFGESIPPEIGNIHRLQNLDLSQNLLTEEIAVQIGELQRLETLNLSHNKLFGSIPSTFNDLLSLTSVDISYNQLEGPVPSIKAFREAPFEAFTNNKGLCGNLTTLKACRTGGRRKNKFSVWILVLMLSTPLLIFSAIGTHFLCRRLRDKKVKNAEAHIEDLFAIWGHDGEVSYEDIIQATEDFNPKNCIGTGGHGDVYKANLPTGRVVAVKRLRSTQNNEMADLKAFESEIQALAAIRHRNIVKFYGSCSSAKHSFLVYEFMDRGSLGSILTNEEKAIQLDWSMRLNVIKGMARALSYIHHGCAPPIIHRDISSNNVLLDSEYEAHISDFGTARLLKPDSSNWTSFAGTSGYTAPELAYTAKVDAKSDVYSFGVVTLEVIMGRHPGELVSSLLSMASSSSSPSRVYHLLLMDVLDHRLSPPVHQVSEEVVHIVKIAFACLHANPQCRPTMEQVYQKLSNQWPPLSKPFSMITLGELLGHGDEIS; this is encoded by the exons ATGCCATTTCATACTTCATCTTATTCTTCCTTCCTTGTCCAACTTCCCatgcctttcttcttcttctttgtgaTCTTTGTTAGCTCCCTTTATTCTTCATCACACGTGTATGCTTCTTTCCCAATTTCTTTGGCAGCTGCTGCTGGAGAACTGAAGGAAGCAGAAGCTCTTCTCACATGGAAAGCCAGTCTTAATAATCGAAGTCAGTCATTTCTGTCTTCTTGGTTTGGGGACAGTCCTTGCAACAACTGGGTTGGGGTTGTTTGTCATAATTCTGGAGGTGTGACGTCTTTAGATCTTCATAGTTCGGGTTTGAGAGGTACGCTCCACAGTCTCAATTTCTCATCGCTTCCCAACCTACTCACCCTCAATCTTTATAACAACTCACTCTATGGAAGTATCCCCTCTCACATAAGTAACCTTTCCAAAGACACCTTTGTTGACTTGAGTTTCAATCACTTCACTGGCCATATACCTGTAGAAGTTGGCTTGTTGATGAGGTCTTTGAGTGTTCTGGCATTGGCGTCCAATAACTTGACAGGTACAATTCCAACTTCTATAGGAAATTTGGGCAACTTAACCAAGTTATACCTTTATGGAAATATGCTTTCTGGTTCCATTCCTCAAGAAGTTGGATTGTTGAGATCCTTAAATATGTTCGACTTGTCGAGTAACAATCTCACTAGTTTAATCCCAACTTCTATAGGAAACTTGACCAACTTAACCCTTTTGCACCTTTTTCATAACCATCTTTATGGTTCCATTCCTTATGAAGTGGGATTATTAAGATCACTTAATGATCTTGACCTCGCGGATAATAATCTTGATGGTTCAATCCCTTTTTCCATAGGAAATTTGGTCAACTTAACCATTTTATACCTTCATCACAATAAGCTTTCTGGTTTCATTCCTCAAGAAGTTGGATTGTTGAGATCCCTAAATGGGCTTGACTTATCAAGTAATAATCTCATTGGTTTAATCCCAACTTCTATAGGAAACCTGACTAACTTAACCCTTTTGCACCTTTTTGATAACCATCTTTATGGTTCCATTCCTTATGAAGTCGGATTTTTAAGATCTCTTCATGAACTTGACTTCTCGGGTAATGATCTCAATGGTTCAATCCCTTCTTCGATAGGAAATTTGGTCAACTTGACAATTTTGCACCTTTTTGATAATCACCTTTCTGGTTCTATACCCcaagaaattggatttttgacttctcTTAATGAAATGCAACTGTCAGATAACATTCTCATAGGTTCAATTCCTCCTTCCATAGGAAACTTGAGTCAATTGACCAATTTGTACCTTTATGATAATAAACTTTCAGGTTTCATTCCTCAAGAAGTTGGATTGTTGATATCTCTAAATGATCTTGAGTTGTCTAACAATCATCTGTTTGGTTCAATTCCATCTTCCATAGTAAAATTAGGAAACTTAATGACCTTGTACCTTAATGATAACAATCTTAGTGGCCCCATTCCTCAAGGAATTGGATTGCTAAAATCTGTTAACGATCTTGACTTCTCAGATAACAATCTCATTGGTTCAATTCCTTCTTCCTTTGGAAATTTGATCTACTTAACTACATTGTATCTTTCTGATAACTGCTTATCTGGTTCTATTCCTCAAGAAGTTGGATTGTTAAGATCTCTTAATGAACTTGATTTCTCAGGTAACAATCTCACTGGTTTAATCCCTACTTCAATAGGAAACTTGACCAACTTAGCCACTTTGCTTCTTTTTGATAACCACTTGTCTGGTCCTATTCCTCAAGAATTCGGATTACTGAGATCTCTTAGTGATCTTGAGTTATCGAATAATAGTTTGACAGGTTCAATTCCTCCTTCTATAGGAAACTTGAGGAACTTAAGTTACCTATATCTTGCTGATAACAAACTCAGTGGCCCCATTCCTCCAGAGATGAACAATGTCACACATTTGAAAGAATTGCAATTGAGTGACAACAAATTCATTGGTTATTTGCCACAACAGATATGTTTGGGTGGAATGCTTGAAAACTTTTCAGCAGTAGGCAACCATTTCACTGGCCCAATCCCAAGTAGCTTGAGAAATTGTACTAGCTTGTTCAGACTCAGACTGGATAGAAACCAACTCGAAAGTAACGTATCAGAAGATTTTGGTATATATCCAAACTTGAATTATATTGATTTGAGTTACAACAAATTGTACGGGGAGCTTTCTAAGAGATGGGGCCGGTGTCACAGCCTGACAAGCATGAAAATCTCTCATAACAATATTTCTGGTACAATTCCAGCCGAACTTGGGGAAGCAACTCAATTACAATTACTTGACCTCTCTTCAAATCATTTAGTTGGGGGGATCCCAAAAGAGCTTGCAAATTTAACGTCATTATTCAATCTCAGTCTTCGTGACAACAAACTCTCAGGCCAGGTTCCTTCGGAGATAGGGAAGCTATCTGATCTTGCATTTTTTGACGTTGCATTGAACAATTTGAGTGGCTCAATTCCCGAACAACTGGGGGAATGCTCGAAATTATTTTACTTGAATTTgagtaataataattttggtGAAAGCATTCCTCCTGAGATTGGCAACATACATCGTCTTCAAAATCTCGATCTAAGTCAAAATTTGTTAACTGAAGAGATAGCCGTACAGATTGGAGAATTGCAAAGGTTGGAAACATTGAATCTCTCTCATAACAAGCTCTTTGGTTCCATCCCATCTACTTTCAATGATTTGCTAAGCTTGACATCTGTTGATATATCCTACAATCAACTGGAGGGTCCTGTTCCCAGCATCAAAGCCTTCCGAGAAGCTCCATTTGAGGCTTTCACAAATAACAAAGGTTTGTGTGGCAACCTCACTACTCTCAAGGCATGCAGAACTGGTGGAAGGAGGAAGAACAAATTTTCTGTTTGGATTCTAGTTCTTATGTTGAGCACTCCATTGCTTATATTTTCGGCCATTGGAACCCATTTCCTTTGCCGAAGATTAAGGGACAAAAAGGTGAAAAATgcagaggcacatattgaagaTCTATTTGCAATATGGGGTCATGATGGGGAAGTGTCATATGAAGACATCATTCAGGCAACTGAGGACTTCAACCCCAAAAATTGCATTGGCACTGGAGGACATGGAGATGTTTACAAGGCTAATCTACCAACAGGTAGAGTTGTTGCCGTCAAACGCCTGCGCTCAacacaaaataatgaaatggcTGATTTGAAAGCTTTCGAAAGTGAGATTCAAGCTTTGGCAGCGATACGGCACCGCAACATTGTGAAGTTTTATGGTTCCTGTTCTAGTGCAAAACACTCATTTCTGGTTTATGAGTTTATGGATAGGGGAAGCTTGGGGAGCATTCTGACCAACGAGGAAAAAGCGATTCAATTAGATTGGAGTATGAGGCTAAATGTTATTAAAGGCATGGCTAGAGCTTTGTCTTATATACACCATGGTTGCGCCCCCCCTATAATTCATCGAGACATATCAAGCAACAATGTTCTATTGGATTCTGAATATGAAGCCCATATTTCCGACTTTGGTACAGCTAGGCTTTTAAAGCCCGACTCATCCAATTGGACTTCATTTGCAGGCACTTCCGGATACACTGCTCCAG aACTTGCTTACACAGCAAAGGTCGATGCTAAAAGTGATGTCTACAGCTTTGGAGTGGTAACATTGGAAGTGATTATGGGAAGGCATCCTGGTGAGCTTGTTTCATCTTTACTATCAATggcctcatcatcatcatcaccatcaagGGTCTACCATTTACTGTTGATGGATGTGTTAGATCATCGGCTTTCACCACCCGTGCATCAGGTCTCTGAGGAAGTGGTCCACATTGTGAAGATAGCATTTGCGTGCTTGCATGCCAATCCCCAGTGTCGGCCAACTATGGAACAAGTTTATCAGAAGCTCTCAAACCAGTGGCCACCTTTGTCAAAACCATTTTCCATGATTACATTGGGAGAATTGCTTGGTCATGGGGATGAAATAAGCTGA